A genome region from Magnolia sinica isolate HGM2019 chromosome 8, MsV1, whole genome shotgun sequence includes the following:
- the LOC131253040 gene encoding exocyst complex component EXO70H1-like, protein MPRKGMRSLFFSHHSSKSPSSSIPSSPSHTRPSSPSYSHTRASSPSPSYSHTRPSSPSPSYSHSRPSSPYYSHTRPSSPLHPTFSESIMEENIATAEAIITKWDPESSSYSKITSLFYENRLEALEFLRSVRGLQRSMHFYVNQKSISPKLVHAQNLMQTAMKRLEKEFYQILAANREQLDPESVSSRSSTATRSTVSDYEDDVGSEDEIQIAGNSIQEVEHEASIAMSDLRAIAECMISTGYGKECVKIYKIIRKSIIDEGIYRLGFERMSSNHIQKMDWEALEHKIKNWVNTTKITIKTLFYGERILCDRVFAASNTIKESCFAEIAKEAATHLFAFPEAIAKCKKSPERMFRFLDLYNTISELWPEIESIFSYESTSTVRTQAINSLIKLSDGIRTMLADFESAIQKDTKRSPVPGGGLHPLTRYVMNYVGFLSDYSEILGDIFADYPFQVQSPLPETLLENSPTAENPLSAISTRLEWLILVLLCKLDGKAELYKDVGLSYLFLANNLQYVTSKVRGCDLQFILGDEWISKHEFKVHQYVANYERMAWSKVGSTLPANPTAEMEPQMVKERFREFNSAFEAACRVQSGWVVPDEKLREEIKRSVGQMIVPVYRAFYGKYRFLLRGESSNLARFAPEDLDNHISNLFYGNGVSGSVSVSVLSR, encoded by the coding sequence ATGCCGAGGAAAGGAATGAGGAGTCTCTTCTTCTCCCACCATTCCTCAAAATCTCCTTCCTCTTCCATCCCCTCCTCTCCTTCACATACTCGGCCCTCCTCCCCTTCTTACTCCCATACACGGGCCTCTTCCCCATCCCCTTCTTACTCCCATACACGGCCCTCTTCCCCATCCCCATCTTACTCACATAGTCGTCCCTCCTCCCCATATTACTCCCATACTCGACCCTCCTCCCCTCTCCACCCCACCTTCTCAGAATCGATAATGGAAGAAAACATCGCCACCGCTGAAGCCATCATCACCAAGTGGGACCCAGAGTCATCTTCCTACTCTAAAATCACATCCCTTTTCTACGAAAACCGCCTCGAAGCGTTAGAATTCCTACGATCAGTACGAGGCCTCCAACGATCCATGCATTTCTATGTGAACCAAAAATCCATCTCTCCGAAGCTTGTCCATGCTCAGAATCTCATGCAGACCGCCATGAAACGCCTCGAGAAGGAATTCTATCAGATCCTGGCCGCTAATCGTGAACAGCTGGACCCAGAATCAGTATCCAGCCGTAGCTCAACGGCAACAAGGTCAACAGTTTCAGATTACGAAGATGATGTGGGATCTGAGGATGAGATCCAGATTGCTGGGAACTCAATCCAGGAAGTCGAACATGAAGCTTCTATCGCCATGTCAGACCTCCGTGCCATCGCCGAATGCATGATCTCAACTGGGTATGGCAAGGAATGCGTGAAGATTTACAAAATCATTAGAAAATCAATCATCGATGAAGGAATCTATCGGCTCGGGTTTGAACGGATGAGTTCAAACCATATCCAGAAAATGGACTGGGAAGCCTTAGAACACAAGATCAAGAACTGGGTCAACACGACTAAGATCACCATTAAAACTCTCTTCTATGGCGAACGGATCCTATGCGATCGTGTCTTCGCAGCCTCAAACACAATCAAGGAATCCTGCTTTGCTGAGATCGCCAAAGAGGCTGCAACCCACCTCTTCGCATTCCCAGAAGCAATTGCAAAATGCAAGAAATCACCAGAGAGGATGTTCCGATTCTTGGATCTCTACAACACGATATCTGAACTGTGGCCTGAGATAGAATCCATCTTCTCTTATGAATCGACATCCACCGTCCGAACACAGGCCATCAACTCTCTAATAAAACTCAGCGATGGAATCCGAACCATGTTAGCCGATTTCGAATCAGCAATACAAAAGGATACGAAAAGATCGCCAGTTCCAGGTGGCGGACTCCACCCGTTGACACGTTATGTGATGAATTATGTAGGATTCCTCAGCGACTACAGCGAAATCCTCGGTGATATCTTCGCCGACTATCCATTCCAAGTGCAGAGTCCGTTACCAGAGACATTGCTTGAAAATTCACCAACAGCGGAGAATCCGCTGTCGGCGATCTCCACCCGCCTTGAATGGCTGATCTTGGTTCTCCTTTGCAAGCTCGACGGAAAAGCCGAGCTCTACAAAGACGTTGGATTGTCGTATCTCTTCCTTGCAAACAATCTACAGTATGTAACATCGAAGGTACGCGGCTGTGATCTACAGTTCATACTCGGTGATGAGTGGATTTCCAAGCATGAGTTTAAAGTCCATCAGTACGTGGCGAATTACGAGCGGATGGCGTggagtaaggtggggtccacattgccgGCGAATCCGACGGCTGAGATGGAACCCCAGATGGTGAAAGAGCGGTTCCGGGAGTTCAATTCGGCCTTCGAAGCTGCATGCCGGGTCCAGTCTGGGTGGGTCGTGCCGGACGAGAAATTAAGGGAGGAGATTAAAAGATCGGTGGGCCAGATGATTGTGCCGGTTTATAGAGCGTTTTATGGAAAGTATCGGTTTTTGCTGAGAGGTGAGAGTAGCAATTTGGCGAGATTTGCACCGGAAGATTTGGACAATCATATATCGAATTTGTTTTATGGGAATGGAGTTTCGGGTTCTGTGTCGGTATCGGTTTTGTCGCGGTGA